In Terriglobales bacterium, the sequence TAGCTGCCAGCCTTTCGCTGCCCATGCGAAAGGTCCCGACGCTGTGACTCCGGGAACGCTCCAGATGCCATTTAGCACGAACACTTTCCCAATATTGAAATCAGATGGTCCACGGCTGAGTCTTGGATCGAACCAGTGTAGGCTGGGAACCGAGTTTCCGTAAGCATCTCCGGCGTTGGTGGCAGAGCTGGTATCGATGCTCTTTCCCCACGTGAACGAACTCTGAGCCTGGAAGCCATGGCTCATGATCTTTTTCACGCCGACTTCGAGAGCATCGTAATAGGAGTCCGATCGCCACATCAGCGCGCGAATCGTTCCCGCATTAGGATTGAGCTTGGTTCCAGATCCCGCTGGCGATGGCCACAAGTAGCCCTGCGGCGTGAGTGTGGGCAGGACCATATCCGCGTCTTCAGAGCGAAACGGCTGATGAATCCCGCGCGAGCCTACGTACCCGACTGTCAGAGAGAGATTGTTGGCGAGTTGGCGCTGGATATTGAGGTTCCACTGCATTACGTAATTCCGAGGCGGATTGGCTTCTATGTAGGCCTGGCCGAAAGTTGCAGGGTTGCCGGTGAGGAACTGGGCGTTGCCGCCTGGGCCTACAGCGGCGCAACTTGCAGTTGCCGGCGCCGGAGGCAGCTTGGCGCAGCTGGTTGTTGCACCGATTTCGAAGAACGGAGCAGAGAGCGCATCCAGAATCTGGAACTGATACAGGAGAGGCAATACGTCGTAGATGCCAAAGCCTCCGCGGACTGAGCTCTTGCCATTGCTGAATGGGTCCCATGCGAACCCGACTCGCGGCTCGAAATTTCGCAGCGTTGGGTTCGAGAAGTAGGGATCTCCGAGATGAGGTGTTGCGTCGGTGATCTGCCGCAGCACGGTAAGCTTTCCATGCTTTTCAGTCGGAACCGAAGTCATCTCGTAGCGAAGTCCCAGGTTGAGCGTCAGGTTCGGACGCCATCGCCAGTCATCCTGGAAATAGACGCCAAACAGATTTTGCCGAAGATTGCGCGGAGTGAGCGTATCGGCAAAACCAGCTTGAAACTTCTTTGGCGAGTTCGTGAGAAATGCAGTCAGGCTTCCGAAGTTAAATAGCCCATTTGGATTGCTGAGGGCTAAAACGTTGTCCTGAAATCTTTCGAAGACCGCTCCGAGCTTGAACGAGTGCAGTCCGCGAGTGAGGAACGCATCGTCATAGGCCTGGTAAGTAGTGAAGTGGAAGAAGTAAGTGGGAGAAGCACCGACCCCGCCGACCATGCGGTCGAACCCAGGTATGTTGATCCCTGCTGCAGTTCTTCCCGGCATGGCGGCAAGGGAAGTGTCATTGGCCAGCGAATTGATGGCCGCCACGCTTTGATTGTTATCTACTGCCTGCCGATTCCCGCCAAGACGGAACGTGTTCAGCAGAGTCGGACTGAAGATGTGACTCTCTTCGAGTATCAGAGCCTGCCGTCGCGTCTTGGAACCCTGCAGGACGTTATTGAAACTGTCCGGCTGCGTAAATGGAGCATTGTCGAACATGTAGGTGCTGAAAATGCTGTCCTTGGTTGAGATCTTGTGATCGGCTCGGACGGTGAAGTAGTCTTCGTTCACTACCTGCTGGCTTGCAAACAGGAAGTGACCGGAGTTGCCATCGGGTGAAATTACGCCATTGGGAGAGGGATACAGGCCGCGATATTTCAGCGACCCGGGACTCACAGCGATAGGCGTGGTCGGGCATGTTTTTTGACCGCTCGAATTGACGGTGCAAACAAAACCCTGCCACGCAGTGTCGGTAGGAACTACGATGTCGTTCGTTGTTCCCAACGACTGCCGTATTCCTTCGTAGTCCCCGAAGATAAACGTCCGATCCTTGATGATTGGTCCGCCTGCCGCGGCGCCGAACTGGTTGCGTTTGAACGGTGGAATCCTCGCGCCATCAAAATAGTTCCTGGTGTCGAGCGCGCTGTTGCGCAGGAACTCGTAGGCATCTCCGTGGAACAGGTTGGTGCCGGAGCGTGTAGTTGCATTCACCACGCCGCCGGAAGTCTTCCCGTACTCGGCGGAAGTGTTGCTCGAGGAAACGGAAAACTCTTGAACTGCGTCGACACCCAGATTGATGCCTAACACGCTGCCGGGCCCACCGTTCGCGTAGTCGTTAATGCTGATGCCGTCGAGGCGATAGTTGTTTTGTTGAGGACGCGCCCCAGAGATCGACATCTGCGCTCCGAATCCCCGATTTCCTCGGCCGGCTCCGCCGGTGAAAGGAATCTGCGTCTCTACCGCCGCGACTCCAGGCTGTAACAGCGCTAGGTCGGTCCAGCTGCGTCCATTCAGAGGCAGATCGCGCACGGCTGCGGCGCCGACTACATCAGTCAACGTCGATGATCCAAGTTCCACAATGGGCGCAGTGTCCTTTATCTCTACGCTTTGCGTGGCCATTCCCACCTGCATGGCGACATTCAGGACGAGATCCTGGCCAACAGTAAGCGCCAGAACAGTTGTTCGCGTTTGAAAACCAGCAGCTGAGGCAGTGACTTCATACTCGCCGGGCAAGAGGTTTGGAGCGTTGTAGAAACCTTCGTCGTTGGCTGTCACTACTCTGGTAACGCCGGTCGCACGATTCTGAATAGAGACCTGCGTCCGCGGTACGCGAGCTCCAGAGGCGTCGCTAACCACGCCGCTGACGGTGCCGCCGGCAACTTGCCCACGGCAAACGATTGAGCTGAAGGTACTGAGGAGTAAAACGAGTGCAAGTGAAGCAAATCTGCGATCACTGAAATGCATACGCACGCCTCACAATCGTGAAGATCCTGATTCGATATCCCGGAAGAATCAGACGGGCCGTTCGAACGCGGGCAAAGGACCCGAAGAGGCGGTCAACGCAAACACCAACTCCGCCAAAGCTGCAGGGGGTGCAGAATGTACGCACGAAGCCAGGAACTTAACTCTCAGTGTGCGGCTCCATCTTTTTCCTTCGTACGGATCAACTGCGTTAGCGCGCTCGCTGATGCTTCGGCGCACATTCGTTTCCTGTGCAGGAAAAAGACGATTCATTAAGAATTACGGCAATGAAGACTGCATTAAGCCCACATGAAATGTCGTTCATCGGACAGATGGAGTCTTAAGCTGGTACCAACCCGTTTGCCTGATTGAATGTTCTCGCGATAAGCAATCGGTCTAGACCCGGCGGGACCGTTGAACGTTTTAACATGCAGCGATGCCGTCGGATTCTCAACCGCGCTTGTGTCTGCCAATCGAGCGGAGGCAAGTAATACAGGCGGAGTGAACTCCGTCATCGGGAGGATGGGCCTAGAGGGATCACGTGCGGCCCGCTATCAGGATTCCCGACCCGGGCAGGCTTGGCTACCGCGGGGGAGGTTCTCCAGGGTGCGTCGGGACTTCCAAGGCTGATTAAGTCTGCAAATAAACGGATGCCACCAGGCACTGCAAACAGTATTTGCCGGTAAAGGGAGTAACCGTTGTAAACCCAGAGCCCTCTTCCATGCTGGGCTACAAGCAGTCCGCCCGCTTGCGGTTTTTGACCTTGGTCATGCGTCGAGAGGATTGGGAGGTATCGCTCATCCCGCCGCGAACGAAAGCGCGCTTCGTACCAACCTGCTGTCGCTGCAGACGACTCAGACGCGCCATGTCGGAAGCGATCCCAACGTGGAACGCTATGACCCCGGTCTGTGGACGGATGAATTTGCTCTTCTCAATCAGCTCGGCCAGGTGGAGATTCAGAGCGACCCTTCTACGACTACCGCACCAACCTCGAAGACTATCCTAGGTGGCAAGCTTGGTTGCGTGAGGAGCAGCCGCGCCTGCTAGCAATTCGCCTGTTCGTTTCCGTGAACCTTCTGTATGCCGCGGTTACGAAGAAGGGCTTACATTGTTCTGCGAAGTACTTTTCACAATGGCAGTTCCTGAGTTTAGGTCGCGACCTGGCGGCCGCTGCGGCAGCACCGTTCCCAACTTAGGAAGAGGCTACGAAAGTCGCTGAATCGTTGGATGGCTTTATGTCGTCGCCCTTGGTCGCTACTGAGCTAGCAAGATCTAAAGTCATCAAAAAGTAAACCGAGTCTGCAGTTCTAATCGTCTGTTATTGGCGCTCTCGGTGAAGATTCCGGCTCCGACACCCGCGAACGGTTGATTGGCTTTGCCGAACAAAGGCGACGTGATGTTGCCGATGATGGCGCCAGGGTTATTGTGATTTGTCAGGTTTCGGATGTACATCGAGATTGTAAGGCTGTACCGCCGATCGGATGAAGCAGCTCCGCCTCCACCGCCACCTATTGAGAATGGGCCGGTGGAAGCGCCACGAGGCGGTGCTCCGCCTGCATCAGAGTGGCCGGATGCTGCAGGCTCGCGAGGGGCTCCAAATGCGAATGTGCGTCCGACCCGCATGTTCAGCATAATCTGGCCTGGCCCGCGACCGAGGTTACGAGAGAGTAGCGTTTCACCTGGTATGGGATTCGGATCGAGCAAGCCATACCGAGTCGCAATAACCCCAGGCCGGTTTGCATCTCTCTCAATCCCGGGACGTCCATTAAACAGAGTGTCGCCGTAGAGATCGCGCCCAACCGTTATGTCGAACGGCGGTCCAGTACTAACGATGAACAGCGGATTGAGCCGGATTCCCCAAATGGGAGTAATACTGCCCCCGACGAAGGCACGATGATGCACGTCCGTCGCAGCCGGTCCATATTCCCCGGCCATGCTATATGGATTCGCTGCAAAGGTTCCGAGACCATCTGTGTTGCTCATCGCGCGGTTGTACGAGTATGAGCCTGTCAACGAGATGTTCGGGTTCACTTTGGAATTTACATTCACGATCAACTGATTCTGGTTGTATAGGCCAGCGGACTCCATGAGGAACACCTGGCCAGGTCTTCCCAACGGGAAGACGCCGCTACCCGCAACCTCAGGACTAAACGTGCCAGGCAGAGGGGCATTGATGTCGTGAGAGCGCAGTTGGTGAAGGCCGTGGGAGTTTGCATACGTGATCGCGATTGTCGTTCGGAGAGGCATCTGGCGTTCGAGCCCCACAGCCGATTGCATGAGATACGGTGCTCGCAAATTGGAGCTGATCTGTTGACGTGCGCTTGGAGGAGCCGAGCCAGAGAGTGAAGAAGCAATCGGTACTGCTGGAAAGAAGTCCGGATTGGTGACGATGACTTGCTGCTGTACTACGCCGTTGTAGCGTAATGCGGTCAGTGTATTCGAGAGGTTAAAGCGGTCGTAGAATATGCCGAAGCCCGCGCGAAGCACCGTCTTTGCGGTTTTTCCCCCAGCTCCACCAGGTACCCAAGCCAATCCGATGCGGGGAGCGAAATCTCGCCAATCGTGAATATTGCTCTGGGACTCATACCGCAGTCCCATGCTAACCGTGAGGTTCGACCGCGCCTTCCAATCGTCCCCCAGGAAAGCGCCCACATCGAACTGGCCGCCCGAAACCAGCGGATTTCCCGCATTGATGGTGAACTGCGTTGCACCGCCCCCGAGTTGCCGGATCTGCGCACCAGAAAATCCCGATTGTTGAAAAAGTAACGTGCGTCGATAACTCTCAATCGAAGAGATATTGACGAGCACCGGCTGACCAGAAGCGTCGAGAACGGGCTGATTATTGGCGTCCAACTCCGGGGCTAAA encodes:
- a CDS encoding TonB-dependent receptor, translating into MHFSDRRFASLALVLLLSTFSSIVCRGQVAGGTVSGVVSDASGARVPRTQVSIQNRATGVTRVVTANDEGFYNAPNLLPGEYEVTASAAGFQTRTTVLALTVGQDLVLNVAMQVGMATQSVEIKDTAPIVELGSSTLTDVVGAAAVRDLPLNGRSWTDLALLQPGVAAVETQIPFTGGAGRGNRGFGAQMSISGARPQQNNYRLDGISINDYANGGPGSVLGINLGVDAVQEFSVSSSNTSAEYGKTSGGVVNATTRSGTNLFHGDAYEFLRNSALDTRNYFDGARIPPFKRNQFGAAAGGPIIKDRTFIFGDYEGIRQSLGTTNDIVVPTDTAWQGFVCTVNSSGQKTCPTTPIAVSPGSLKYRGLYPSPNGVISPDGNSGHFLFASQQVVNEDYFTVRADHKISTKDSIFSTYMFDNAPFTQPDSFNNVLQGSKTRRQALILEESHIFSPTLLNTFRLGGNRQAVDNNQSVAAINSLANDTSLAAMPGRTAAGINIPGFDRMVGGVGASPTYFFHFTTYQAYDDAFLTRGLHSFKLGAVFERFQDNVLALSNPNGLFNFGSLTAFLTNSPKKFQAGFADTLTPRNLRQNLFGVYFQDDWRWRPNLTLNLGLRYEMTSVPTEKHGKLTVLRQITDATPHLGDPYFSNPTLRNFEPRVGFAWDPFSNGKSSVRGGFGIYDVLPLLYQFQILDALSAPFFEIGATTSCAKLPPAPATASCAAVGPGGNAQFLTGNPATFGQAYIEANPPRNYVMQWNLNIQRQLANNLSLTVGYVGSRGIHQPFRSEDADMVLPTLTPQGYLWPSPAGSGTKLNPNAGTIRALMWRSDSYYDALEVGVKKIMSHGFQAQSSFTWGKSIDTSSATNAGDAYGNSVPSLHWFDPRLSRGPSDFNIGKVFVLNGIWSVPGVTASGPFAWAAKGWQLSSVFKLSDGVPFTPLIGGDPLGLNSTDPWDFPNRVPGCSLVNGNYKQQRLDYVNLSCFKFPNPATLRGNAGRNSIVGPGLEALDFSVFKNNYIPRISESFNVQFRAEFFNILNHANFGPPNTTNQTFFDATGNLTGAAGVLSAPTVTSSRQLQFAVKLIW
- a CDS encoding carboxypeptidase regulatory-like domain-containing protein, whose product is MTAPAFAQNATLRGIVTDQTGAIIPGATITLSDGADASRSATSDPSGNYSIGGLIPGPYTLNASAPDMVLGQPLRLEVKSGTQTHNLKLQVQAVIQNLNVEAEGIPSVSTDATNNASSTVLRGTDLDALSDNPNDLADDLQALAGPAAGPNGGSIYIDGFSGGELPPKNAIREIRINQNPFSPEYDKLGFGRIEIFTKPGFDKFHGSIGYNFANDFWNSRNPYAAQKAPFHLDEFSGSLAGPLNKRASFNLDVTREMNDSGNVINVVTLDPQTLVTTPFTGSVLSYDRWTRVTPRVDYQLSPNHTLSMRYAYNRDDVRNAGTGAFNLVSRGYHNDARSHTVQVTETAVLNANSINETRFQYFRSYTVSQANTAGYALQVLGAFNSGGNPIGHSTDTQNNYEVQNYTSMLHRAHALKFGVRVRGQTEAAVSPQNFAGTFTFGGGLAPELDANNQPVLDASGQPVLVNISSIESYRRTLLFQQSGFSGAQIRQLGGGATQFTINAGNPLVSGGQFDVGAFLGDDWKARSNLTVSMGLRYESQSNIHDWRDFAPRIGLAWVPGGAGGKTAKTVLRAGFGIFYDRFNLSNTLTALRYNGVVQQQVIVTNPDFFPAVPIASSLSGSAPPSARQQISSNLRAPYLMQSAVGLERQMPLRTTIAITYANSHGLHQLRSHDINAPLPGTFSPEVAGSGVFPLGRPGQVFLMESAGLYNQNQLIVNVNSKVNPNISLTGSYSYNRAMSNTDGLGTFAANPYSMAGEYGPAATDVHHRAFVGGSITPIWGIRLNPLFIVSTGPPFDITVGRDLYGDTLFNGRPGIERDANRPGVIATRYGLLDPNPIPGETLLSRNLGRGPGQIMLNMRVGRTFAFGAPREPAASGHSDAGGAPPRGASTGPFSIGGGGGGAASSDRRYSLTISMYIRNLTNHNNPGAIIGNITSPLFGKANQPFAGVGAGIFTESANNRRLELQTRFTF